A stretch of Arthrobacter sunyaminii DNA encodes these proteins:
- a CDS encoding gamma-aminobutyraldehyde dehydrogenase — MAQTLQNFINGEFVPAQGTEQLEIINPVNGEVVASSPVSNQADVDSAMEAAAAAFKTWKRTTPSERQLMLLRLADALEANADELVDAQHRNTGQVRSVIAAEEVAVGADQLRFFAGAARLLEGKAAGEYMEDHTSFIRREPIGVVAQVAPWNYPLLMAVWKIGPALAAGNTVVLKPSDTTPESTLVLARLAGEIFPAGVLNVVLGTGETGAAMVEHPVPGLVSITGSVRAGIAVASGAAKTLKRAHLELGGKAPAVVFADADLQKTARAVAEFSFFNAGQDCTAITRVLVEDSVQDEFVAALVEHTKTLQTGHEDSEENYFGPLNNINHFNAVNAVIDALPEHCSIVTGGKRAGAKGFFFEPTVITGARQDDDIVQKETFGPVITVQSFRTEEEAVEMANDVEYALASSVWTTNHGRAMRLARDLDFGAVWINTHILLTAEMPHGGFKSSGYGKDLSMYGVEDYTRIKHVMTALDA, encoded by the coding sequence ATGGCCCAGACGCTGCAGAACTTCATCAACGGAGAGTTTGTCCCGGCACAGGGAACCGAGCAGCTGGAAATCATCAACCCGGTCAACGGCGAAGTGGTTGCCTCGTCTCCGGTGTCCAATCAGGCCGACGTCGACTCCGCCATGGAGGCCGCCGCGGCCGCCTTCAAGACCTGGAAGCGGACCACTCCGTCCGAACGCCAGCTCATGCTCCTTCGTCTGGCCGACGCACTGGAAGCCAATGCCGATGAGCTGGTGGACGCCCAACACCGCAACACCGGACAGGTGCGGTCGGTCATTGCCGCGGAGGAAGTGGCCGTGGGAGCGGACCAGCTGCGCTTCTTTGCCGGTGCTGCCCGTCTGCTGGAGGGCAAGGCAGCGGGGGAGTACATGGAGGATCACACCTCATTCATCCGCCGCGAGCCTATCGGCGTCGTCGCCCAGGTTGCCCCCTGGAACTACCCGCTGCTGATGGCCGTCTGGAAGATCGGCCCGGCGCTCGCCGCGGGGAACACCGTAGTGCTCAAGCCCTCCGACACCACGCCCGAATCCACACTCGTTCTGGCCCGCCTCGCCGGGGAGATTTTCCCTGCCGGCGTCCTGAACGTGGTCCTGGGCACCGGAGAAACCGGTGCCGCAATGGTGGAGCACCCCGTGCCGGGCCTGGTGTCCATCACCGGTTCGGTCCGCGCCGGCATCGCGGTGGCTTCCGGCGCCGCCAAAACACTCAAGCGTGCGCACCTGGAACTCGGCGGCAAGGCGCCGGCTGTGGTGTTCGCTGACGCGGACCTGCAGAAGACTGCCCGGGCCGTGGCCGAGTTCTCCTTCTTTAATGCAGGCCAGGACTGCACCGCCATCACCCGCGTACTCGTGGAGGACTCTGTTCAGGACGAGTTTGTGGCCGCCCTGGTGGAGCACACCAAAACCCTGCAGACCGGGCACGAGGATTCCGAGGAGAACTACTTCGGACCGCTGAACAACATCAACCACTTCAATGCGGTCAATGCCGTCATCGACGCCCTGCCGGAGCACTGCAGCATTGTCACCGGCGGCAAGCGTGCCGGTGCCAAGGGGTTCTTTTTTGAACCGACGGTCATCACCGGCGCCCGCCAGGATGATGACATCGTCCAGAAGGAAACCTTCGGCCCCGTCATCACGGTGCAGAGTTTCCGCACCGAGGAAGAGGCCGTGGAAATGGCCAACGACGTCGAATACGCCCTGGCTTCCAGCGTCTGGACCACCAACCACGGCCGGGCCATGCGGCTGGCCCGCGACCTTGACTTCGGCGCTGTCTGGATCAATACGCACATCCTGCTGACGGCCGAAATGCCCCACGGCGGGTTCAAGAGCTCCGGCTACGGCAAAGACCTCTCCATGTACGGCGTAGAGGACTACACGCGGATCAAGCACGTCATGACCGCGCTGGACGCCTAG
- a CDS encoding MSMEG_3727 family PQQ-associated protein codes for MEITEENITEERSAMLSRLGLDVQNKGTMGRILATGSIAEATERPDGTMEATIRINEDEICWEPAILVLPHGGELDLTVINDDTNTHSCLLPSNGDQKFLWLVNHSRGRATLTLDGPGYYWYSSPGGNDEGRGLTAAIVVRGEVPPEARLDRPDQPRP; via the coding sequence GTGGAGATTACTGAAGAAAACATCACCGAAGAACGATCCGCGATGTTGTCCAGGCTCGGTCTGGACGTACAGAACAAAGGAACCATGGGCCGGATTTTGGCCACCGGTTCCATCGCCGAGGCAACCGAACGCCCGGACGGCACGATGGAAGCCACCATTCGGATCAACGAAGACGAGATCTGCTGGGAACCGGCAATTCTGGTGCTTCCGCACGGCGGCGAACTTGACCTGACGGTCATCAACGATGACACAAACACGCATTCGTGCCTGCTGCCCAGTAACGGTGACCAGAAGTTTCTGTGGCTGGTGAACCATTCCAGGGGCCGGGCAACCCTGACCCTGGATGGGCCGGGCTACTACTGGTACAGCTCACCAGGAGGAAACGATGAGGGCCGCGGCCTGACCGCCGCCATCGTGGTGCGGGGCGAAGTGCCCCCGGAAGCCCGCCTCGACCGTCCCGACCAGCCCCGACCATAG
- a CDS encoding PucR family transcriptional regulator gives MPIQLSDLLAAPGLNLRKCGTAELTPAPLQWVAVTELEDPFPFLGGGEVVLTTGLRQRSGAVQRSFVDSVHRAGALAIGFGTGLSHAKVPAALLEAADQRGLSVFEVPYETPFVALGKMVADALAADHVTQLRDLLAAHQSLAAALLGGKGLPGLLQELSGLLDSPVALYQYGARLFTTGARAESGPRRRVPIATGLRDRCTLMIAEPYLRSDIVAYAQSLISVELSNQARRRTRERAVTGQLLADVVAGRLTGTDASMRLQGAGISMTGRNVTFLVEAASGQVRSLPSLPLPAEFDGAATAVVDDRLVVVVPQGSRPELARILSDYLYGSGLTAKIGIGGSYADHAGLRWSYFEAKEALQRGQSLNEPVRLSLTSLLMSGTDVPLADLAAEALDPVTDFDAAHDANLLETLDHYLALNGSVAAVADELGLHRNTVRYRLGQITELTGYDPAVTADRVHLFLALNVRRLGLGAP, from the coding sequence ATGCCAATCCAACTGTCCGATCTCCTCGCCGCTCCCGGTCTCAACCTGCGCAAATGCGGCACTGCCGAGCTCACACCCGCACCCCTCCAGTGGGTTGCGGTGACCGAACTTGAAGATCCGTTTCCCTTTCTGGGCGGCGGAGAGGTCGTATTGACGACGGGGCTGCGGCAGCGCAGCGGAGCCGTGCAGCGCAGTTTCGTGGACAGCGTGCACCGGGCCGGAGCGCTGGCTATTGGTTTTGGCACCGGACTCAGCCACGCAAAGGTGCCGGCTGCCCTTCTCGAAGCGGCGGACCAGCGCGGCCTGTCCGTCTTCGAAGTTCCCTACGAGACCCCGTTCGTGGCCCTTGGCAAGATGGTGGCGGACGCCTTGGCGGCTGATCACGTCACTCAGCTTCGCGATCTGCTCGCTGCACACCAGTCCCTGGCGGCAGCGCTGCTGGGCGGGAAAGGCCTGCCCGGATTGCTGCAGGAACTCTCCGGGCTGCTGGACAGCCCGGTTGCCCTGTACCAGTACGGTGCGCGGCTGTTCACCACCGGTGCCCGCGCCGAGTCCGGGCCGCGCCGGCGAGTTCCCATCGCCACCGGCCTCCGGGACCGGTGCACCCTGATGATCGCTGAACCCTATCTCCGGTCGGACATTGTGGCCTACGCCCAAAGCCTGATCAGCGTCGAACTAAGCAACCAGGCCCGCCGGCGCACCCGCGAGCGCGCCGTGACCGGTCAGCTGCTGGCCGACGTCGTCGCGGGCCGGCTGACCGGCACCGACGCCTCGATGCGCCTGCAGGGGGCCGGCATCTCCATGACCGGGCGCAACGTGACTTTCCTGGTGGAAGCCGCTTCCGGCCAGGTGCGTTCGCTGCCGTCCCTTCCGCTGCCCGCGGAGTTCGACGGCGCTGCCACCGCCGTCGTCGACGACCGGCTGGTTGTCGTGGTTCCGCAGGGTTCCCGCCCCGAACTCGCCCGGATCCTTTCCGACTACCTCTACGGCAGCGGGCTCACCGCGAAGATCGGCATCGGCGGTTCCTACGCGGACCATGCCGGGCTGCGCTGGAGCTATTTCGAGGCCAAGGAAGCCCTCCAGCGGGGCCAGAGCCTCAACGAACCGGTTCGGCTGAGCCTCACCTCACTGCTGATGTCCGGCACCGACGTTCCGCTGGCCGATCTCGCCGCCGAAGCGCTGGACCCGGTGACGGACTTTGACGCCGCCCACGACGCAAACCTGCTGGAGACCCTGGATCATTACCTGGCCCTGAACGGATCCGTGGCTGCCGTGGCGGATGAGCTGGGACTGCACCGAAACACCGTGCGCTACCGCCTGGGGCAGATTACCGAACTGACCGGCTACGACCCCGCCGTCACCGCGGACCGGGTACATCTGTTCCTGGCACTGAATGTTCGCCGTCTCGGCCTCGGAGCGCCCTGA
- the rarD gene encoding EamA family transporter RarD, protein MAHVSSSNGTGAERSASLSASASSPASAPARSAPQQPAAQASPPPSGASSGRRSENSTGILFGVGAYVLWGLLPLYFVLLVPAGAVEIVASRIVFSLVFCAALLTTLRSWKATAAAARNPRLVATLSGAAVLIAVNWLTYAWAVLNEHAVEAALGYFINPLVSVLLGVVILKEKLRPLQWVAMAVGFVAVLVLTFAYGTVPWVALALAFSFGLYGLVKKGVGGKVDAISSLTIETAALTPIAVGVLIWLSLSGTATILSNGAAHFWLLAASGIITAVPLIFFGAAARRLPLSTVGMLQYLAPTLQFIIALAVFKETMPPERWAGFGLIWLALVILTVDMMGGPRRNRLLRAAGV, encoded by the coding sequence GTGGCTCACGTGTCTTCTTCGAACGGAACCGGCGCCGAGCGCTCCGCATCCTTGTCCGCCTCCGCATCCTCCCCCGCGTCCGCGCCAGCCCGTTCCGCCCCGCAGCAGCCGGCGGCGCAGGCGTCGCCGCCGCCGTCCGGGGCGTCGTCCGGCAGACGCAGCGAAAACTCCACGGGCATCCTGTTTGGGGTCGGTGCGTATGTGCTGTGGGGACTGCTGCCCCTGTACTTTGTCCTGCTGGTTCCGGCGGGAGCGGTGGAGATTGTTGCCTCCAGAATCGTCTTCTCCCTGGTGTTCTGCGCTGCGCTGCTCACCACCCTGCGCTCGTGGAAGGCCACGGCCGCAGCCGCAAGGAACCCGAGATTGGTGGCCACGCTGAGCGGCGCCGCCGTACTCATTGCCGTTAACTGGCTCACTTATGCGTGGGCCGTCCTGAATGAACACGCGGTGGAGGCCGCCCTGGGGTACTTCATCAACCCTCTGGTCTCCGTACTCCTGGGCGTGGTGATCCTCAAGGAAAAACTCAGGCCGCTGCAGTGGGTGGCTATGGCGGTGGGGTTTGTTGCCGTGCTGGTACTGACGTTCGCCTACGGCACTGTGCCCTGGGTGGCGCTTGCCCTCGCCTTCAGCTTTGGCCTGTACGGGCTGGTGAAGAAGGGCGTGGGTGGAAAGGTTGATGCAATCTCCAGCCTGACCATTGAGACCGCCGCTCTGACGCCAATCGCCGTCGGCGTCCTGATCTGGCTCTCGCTTAGCGGAACGGCCACCATCCTCAGCAACGGCGCCGCTCACTTCTGGCTGCTCGCCGCTTCCGGCATCATTACGGCTGTTCCGCTGATCTTTTTCGGCGCCGCCGCCCGGCGCCTTCCGCTCTCAACGGTGGGCATGCTGCAGTACCTGGCGCCCACCCTGCAGTTCATTATTGCCCTGGCGGTCTTCAAGGAAACCATGCCGCCGGAGCGCTGGGCAGGTTTCGGACTGATCTGGCTGGCGTTGGTGATCCTGACCGTGGACATGATGGGCGGTCCCCGACGGAACCGGCTGCTCCGCGCCGCCGGGGTCTGA
- the gabT gene encoding 4-aminobutyrate--2-oxoglutarate transaminase: MSTQALSPAYRLEQKRSINGTFPGPRSTELNARRAAVVAKGVASSVPVYVSDADGGIIRDVDGNSFIDLGSGIAVTSVGASDPAVVDAVKQQVEHFTHTCFMVTPYEGYIALAEKLHEVTPGDHEKRTVLFNSGAEAVENAIKIARSATGRDAVVAFDHAYHGRTNLTMALTAKAMPYKTGFGPFASEIYRMPMSYPFREENAELTGAEAADRVILAIEKQIGADQTAAILIEPIQGEGGFIVPAEGFLPRLAEWAKSKGIVFIADEVQSGFCRTGEWFAVQHEGVIPDIMTMAKGIAGGMPLSAVTGRAELLDAVHAGGLGGTYGGNPVACAAALAAIETMEAFDLSGRARRIEELAVPRLQQLAEDTGVIGEVRGRGAMLALEFVKPGTKNPDADITKAIAAACLAEGVIILTCGTYGNVVRLLPPLVIGEELLSDALDVLEAAVRAQL; encoded by the coding sequence ATGAGCACCCAAGCCCTCTCACCCGCCTACCGGCTGGAGCAGAAGCGCAGCATCAACGGGACCTTCCCAGGCCCCAGGTCCACCGAGCTGAACGCCCGCCGGGCAGCGGTGGTTGCCAAGGGCGTGGCCTCGTCCGTTCCGGTGTATGTCTCCGACGCCGACGGCGGCATCATCCGTGATGTGGACGGCAACTCCTTCATTGACCTGGGTTCCGGCATTGCCGTGACCAGCGTCGGTGCGTCGGATCCCGCCGTCGTCGACGCGGTGAAGCAGCAGGTGGAACATTTCACTCACACCTGCTTCATGGTGACCCCCTACGAGGGTTACATTGCGCTGGCCGAAAAGCTGCACGAAGTGACCCCCGGGGACCATGAGAAGCGCACCGTCCTCTTCAACTCCGGCGCCGAGGCCGTGGAGAACGCCATCAAGATTGCCCGGTCCGCCACCGGCCGGGACGCCGTCGTCGCCTTTGACCACGCCTACCACGGCCGCACCAACCTCACCATGGCGCTGACCGCCAAGGCCATGCCGTACAAGACCGGATTCGGCCCGTTTGCCTCGGAGATCTACCGGATGCCCATGAGCTACCCGTTCCGCGAGGAAAATGCGGAGCTCACCGGTGCCGAGGCAGCCGATCGGGTCATCCTGGCCATCGAAAAGCAGATCGGTGCGGACCAGACGGCAGCCATCCTGATCGAGCCGATTCAGGGCGAGGGCGGTTTCATTGTTCCGGCGGAAGGCTTCCTCCCGCGGCTGGCCGAGTGGGCCAAGTCCAAGGGAATTGTCTTCATCGCGGACGAGGTCCAGTCCGGCTTCTGCCGTACCGGCGAATGGTTTGCCGTGCAGCATGAGGGCGTCATTCCGGACATCATGACCATGGCCAAGGGAATTGCCGGCGGCATGCCGCTCTCGGCCGTCACCGGCCGCGCCGAACTGCTCGACGCCGTCCACGCCGGCGGTCTGGGCGGCACCTACGGCGGCAACCCCGTTGCGTGCGCCGCGGCCTTGGCAGCAATCGAGACTATGGAAGCCTTCGATCTTTCCGGGCGCGCCCGCCGGATCGAGGAGCTGGCGGTTCCGCGGCTGCAGCAGCTCGCTGAAGACACCGGCGTTATCGGCGAGGTCCGCGGCCGCGGTGCCATGCTGGCGCTGGAATTCGTCAAGCCCGGCACCAAAAACCCTGACGCTGACATCACCAAGGCCATCGCCGCGGCGTGTCTGGCTGAAGGCGTCATCATCCTGACCTGCGGCACCTACGGCAACGTGGTGCGCCTGCTGCCGCCGCTGGTGATTGGGGAAGAGCTGCTGTCAGACGCCCTCGACGTGTTGGAAGCGGCGGTGCGCGCACAGCTTTAG
- a CDS encoding CAP domain-containing protein → MRFKKLVGVFTALAIALMTALISIPSAAASSADAQFANRLYVLINDYRAQHALAPLRWNDQMSAESQSWTQQSADQANIYGAGVFQHSPGSYAFPENIVWNMSADQAFSWWVNSPAHRANMLRAADTDIGIGAVQLTAGPNQGAYLATAKFGQYAVSPQDEAAAREAAARAAEEKAAAEAAARAAAEEAAAQEAAARAAEEKAAAEAAARAAAEEAAANAAREAEAAKAAAEAAAKAAAEEAAAKKAAEEAAAAKPDTAPVEDKAAEEAAAQKAAKEAAAQKAAEEAAAKKAAEEAAAANKAAQEAAAQKAAEDAAAQKAAEEAAAQERQAAEEQAAADEALAQEAAAAEAAAQEAAAQEAANEAAAKEAAQAAAAAQAAAEEEARRAAEQAKAKAAAGVATVEQVTLGQDTLLTEAARGTVTAAASGSQLRISGLNGGTAYEVVLPSAGVNLGEVTADTQGSLAVAVPAVLAAGEHKVALFRNGALAGWTTFTVEQAVTVLAAQPVPAAADGTAELAATGLNAAQLAIGGIGALMALTGGAALVALQRQRAASIR, encoded by the coding sequence TTGCGCTTTAAGAAACTTGTGGGCGTCTTCACGGCGCTCGCCATCGCACTCATGACGGCGTTGATCTCGATCCCGTCCGCAGCGGCAAGCTCCGCGGACGCTCAGTTCGCCAACCGCCTGTACGTCTTGATTAATGATTACCGGGCACAGCATGCGCTGGCCCCGCTGCGCTGGAATGACCAGATGTCTGCCGAGTCGCAGTCCTGGACACAGCAGTCGGCCGACCAGGCCAACATCTACGGAGCCGGCGTCTTCCAGCACAGCCCGGGATCCTATGCGTTCCCCGAGAACATCGTCTGGAACATGAGCGCCGACCAGGCTTTTAGCTGGTGGGTCAATTCGCCGGCGCACCGCGCCAACATGCTCCGTGCCGCTGACACGGATATTGGAATCGGAGCAGTCCAGCTGACTGCCGGTCCCAACCAGGGCGCCTACCTCGCCACTGCGAAGTTCGGCCAGTACGCGGTCTCGCCGCAGGACGAAGCAGCAGCCCGTGAGGCCGCCGCGCGCGCCGCCGAGGAAAAGGCAGCTGCTGAAGCTGCTGCCCGCGCTGCTGCCGAAGAGGCAGCGGCACAGGAGGCCGCCGCCCGCGCCGCTGAGGAAAAGGCAGCCGCTGAAGCTGCTGCCCGCGCTGCCGCCGAAGAGGCTGCTGCCAACGCCGCCCGCGAGGCCGAGGCTGCCAAGGCAGCTGCGGAAGCCGCCGCCAAGGCTGCGGCCGAAGAAGCCGCTGCCAAGAAGGCCGCCGAAGAAGCGGCAGCTGCTAAGCCTGACACCGCCCCGGTGGAGGACAAGGCCGCTGAAGAGGCCGCTGCGCAGAAGGCCGCTAAAGAAGCCGCCGCTCAGAAGGCCGCCGAGGAAGCTGCTGCCAAGAAGGCCGCCGAGGAAGCCGCTGCTGCAAATAAGGCCGCGCAGGAGGCCGCCGCTCAGAAGGCTGCTGAGGACGCCGCTGCTCAGAAGGCTGCTGAGGAAGCCGCAGCACAGGAACGCCAGGCCGCTGAAGAGCAGGCCGCCGCTGACGAGGCCCTTGCCCAGGAAGCCGCTGCTGCCGAGGCCGCCGCACAGGAAGCTGCCGCCCAGGAAGCAGCTAATGAGGCCGCAGCTAAGGAAGCAGCCCAGGCGGCTGCCGCAGCGCAAGCTGCTGCAGAAGAAGAAGCACGCCGTGCAGCCGAGCAGGCCAAGGCCAAGGCTGCGGCCGGGGTCGCCACTGTTGAGCAGGTGACGCTGGGGCAGGACACGCTCCTCACCGAAGCCGCGCGGGGAACGGTCACCGCTGCTGCATCCGGCAGCCAGCTGCGCATCTCGGGCCTGAACGGCGGAACCGCCTACGAAGTGGTGCTGCCGTCCGCAGGTGTCAATCTGGGTGAGGTTACCGCAGACACCCAGGGATCACTGGCTGTGGCCGTTCCGGCCGTTCTGGCAGCAGGTGAGCACAAGGTGGCTCTGTTCCGGAACGGGGCCCTTGCAGGCTGGACAACCTTCACGGTCGAGCAGGCTGTCACCGTCCTGGCAGCGCAGCCGGTTCCGGCTGCAGCTGACGGGACAGCGGAGCTGGCCGCAACCGGCCTGAATGCCGCGCAGCTGGCCATCGGCGGGATCGGCGCCCTGATGGCGCTGACCGGTGGTGCCGCCCTGGTGGCACTCCAGCGCCAGCGCGCAGCTTCGATCCGCTAA
- a CDS encoding M13 family metallopeptidase: MPQSGIDFSSADNSVRPQDDLYQHVNGAWLNSTVIPDDRPLEGTFTALRDGAELAVKAIIEEAAAKGESASGVEQQIGGLYSSFMDVAAADQLGLKPLQERLEQIRGVRSIEEFAGLLGRLFRSNVHGLFSIYPDPDAGNPERVILHLGQGGLGLPDESYYRQDKFAPVAAAYGDYVARLFTLADIPDAQAAASRVVELERALASYHWDRVTVQDAHKTYNLKTAAEAAALFPLLDTWFEAARVEPAKRDEVIVSTPDFFAGAAGLLESEQLGTWKEWLTLRALSSAAPYLSSEFVEAHFDFYGTTLSGTPQNKERWKRGVAVVEANLGEAVGRIYVEQHFPAGHKARMESLVANLTEAYRDSISSLEWMGEETKAEALMKLKAFRSKVGFPEKWIDYSDVEIDPHDLLGNIERAHNADVDRHLDEVGKPVDLTKWRLTPQTVNAYYHRTLNEIVFPAAILQPPFFNAEADDAVNYGGIGAVIGHEIGHGFDDQGSQFDGSGALRNWWTDEDRAAFEALTAKLVAQYDALSPYAAPGHKVNGKLTLGENIGDLGGLAIAYKAYLLSLGGAEPEVIDGVTGQQRFFMSWAAVWRQVIRSEEAIRRLATDPHSPNEFRTNAIARNLDAFHEAFKVTASDGMWLDPEQRVSIW, encoded by the coding sequence ATGCCGCAGTCGGGGATCGATTTTTCCAGTGCTGACAACAGCGTCCGTCCCCAGGACGACCTCTACCAGCATGTCAACGGCGCGTGGCTCAACAGCACCGTAATCCCTGATGACAGGCCGCTGGAGGGCACGTTTACCGCCCTGCGTGACGGAGCTGAACTGGCAGTCAAGGCGATTATCGAAGAAGCCGCCGCCAAAGGAGAGTCCGCATCCGGCGTCGAGCAGCAAATCGGCGGCCTTTACTCCAGCTTCATGGACGTCGCTGCAGCCGACCAGCTGGGGTTGAAACCCCTGCAGGAACGTCTGGAACAAATCCGCGGCGTGCGCTCAATCGAAGAGTTCGCGGGCCTGCTTGGCCGGCTGTTCCGCTCCAACGTCCACGGTCTCTTTTCCATCTACCCCGACCCGGACGCGGGCAACCCGGAACGGGTCATCCTCCATCTCGGGCAGGGTGGCCTGGGGCTGCCGGATGAGTCCTATTACCGCCAGGACAAGTTTGCCCCTGTCGCAGCGGCCTACGGCGACTACGTTGCCAGGTTGTTCACCCTCGCTGACATCCCTGATGCCCAAGCCGCGGCGTCCCGCGTCGTCGAACTCGAAAGGGCCCTGGCCTCGTATCACTGGGACCGGGTCACGGTTCAGGATGCCCACAAGACCTACAACCTCAAGACAGCCGCTGAAGCCGCTGCTCTCTTTCCGCTGCTGGACACGTGGTTCGAAGCCGCCCGGGTGGAACCGGCCAAACGGGATGAGGTTATTGTCAGCACTCCGGACTTCTTCGCCGGTGCCGCCGGCTTGCTGGAGTCCGAACAACTGGGCACTTGGAAGGAATGGCTGACGCTGCGGGCCCTTAGCTCGGCCGCCCCCTACCTGTCCTCTGAATTTGTGGAGGCGCATTTTGACTTCTACGGCACCACTCTCAGCGGGACACCCCAAAACAAGGAACGGTGGAAGCGCGGGGTGGCCGTCGTCGAAGCGAACCTGGGCGAGGCAGTGGGCCGGATCTACGTGGAGCAGCACTTCCCCGCCGGCCACAAAGCCCGGATGGAGTCCCTCGTCGCCAACTTGACCGAGGCCTACCGGGACAGCATCTCCTCCCTGGAGTGGATGGGCGAAGAAACGAAGGCTGAAGCACTGATGAAGCTGAAGGCCTTCCGTTCCAAGGTGGGGTTCCCGGAAAAATGGATCGACTACTCGGACGTTGAGATCGATCCGCATGATCTTCTGGGCAATATCGAGCGGGCCCACAACGCCGACGTCGACCGGCATCTGGACGAGGTCGGCAAACCGGTTGACCTCACCAAATGGCGCCTAACACCGCAGACGGTGAACGCCTACTACCACCGGACGCTCAACGAGATCGTCTTTCCCGCCGCCATCCTCCAGCCGCCTTTCTTCAACGCGGAAGCAGACGACGCCGTCAATTACGGAGGAATCGGAGCGGTGATCGGCCATGAAATCGGCCACGGATTCGACGACCAGGGTTCACAGTTCGATGGCAGCGGGGCGCTGCGGAATTGGTGGACTGATGAGGACCGGGCCGCGTTTGAAGCTTTGACGGCCAAACTGGTGGCGCAGTACGACGCGCTCTCTCCGTATGCCGCACCAGGCCACAAGGTGAACGGAAAGCTGACCCTGGGCGAGAACATCGGCGACCTCGGTGGTCTGGCGATCGCTTATAAGGCCTACCTCCTCAGCTTGGGCGGAGCCGAACCGGAGGTGATTGACGGCGTCACGGGACAGCAGCGGTTCTTCATGTCATGGGCAGCCGTATGGCGCCAGGTAATCCGTTCAGAGGAAGCAATCCGGAGACTGGCGACGGATCCCCACTCTCCCAACGAGTTCCGCACAAACGCCATAGCCCGCAACCTCGACGCTTTCCATGAAGCATTCAAGGTCACCGCCTCCGACGGCATGTGGCTGGATCCGGAGCAACGCGTCAGCATCTGGTAA